Sequence from the Fibrobacter sp. genome:
TGATTTGATTTTGGATTGTGCAGGCCAATTCTCCTTTTGCCGACCCAAGGTTGGCTTTGTTGAATTGACTCGAAGTGGTGTTCAGTATTTTGAAAATTCATCCTATCCTGTCTATGTTGCAGATAGTGGCATTGTAAAGCGTATCGAGACCACCTTGGGAACCGGCGATGGTTATTTCCGCGCTTTGGAACAGCTAGGCTATGGGATGACTGGCTTTGAAGGGAAAAAGTTGGTTGTCTTCGGTAGTGGAAAGGTTGGCGCAGGAATAGCCCTTCATGGTGTTCGTCGCGATATGAACGTGACTACGGTAACGGATACACGAAATCGTAATTCCGGAACGGACTTTAGCGGAGTCCTTGTAAACAACGGTGTTGGCATCGTAGACTTTATGGATGATGGAGCAGTATCCGGAGCTATCCATGGGGCGGATTTCCTGGTGACCGCTACAGGAATCAAAAGCGCCCTGTCGTTGTCTGCCATAAACACCCTCTTTGCAAATCCTCAGATTGTCGTAGCCAATATGGGCGTCGAAGATGAACTTGGCGAAATGGTTCCTGCCTCAAGAGTTCTGAACAATAAGATTCCTTTGAATTTTATCCTGGAAGAACCTACTCATCTGAAATACATCGATGCAAGTCTTGCCCTGCACGCCGCTCTTGCAGAACGCCTCCTAAAGGAAACGGAGAAGAATGGTTCAAAATTCCCCTTTACGGGAGTTCAGAATCCTCCGTCAGACTTGGAACAGCGTCTTCTTGTGACCACAATCCAGCTCGGTATGATTGGCCCGGAAGTTTACGACATGATGCGATAGGCGGATACAAAAAAGGTTTTTTGATATATATTAGATTGCAAAAATTGGAGTATGAAAATGTTTGGAAAATGCAAGTTTGTAAATCGAGCCTTGGTTGGGGTAGCCTTGGTTTTTGCAATGGCAGGCGTTTCTTCTGCTGAGGATCTGATTGCGCAGGCTTCCAATGGCGCAACTGTGATCCTTCACGATAATGGTCGCTGGGAATATTACCAGAACAATTCAAAGATTCGCGATGTTCGTCCCACAGCAATTCCCGAAGATGCAAAGTTTGAGATTACCATAGACTACGAAAGCGTAGACAAGTTGAAGAAGGATGTCCGCATGGCTATGGAGGCAGACTTTGCCACCGAAGAAGAAATCAAGGACAGTCTTCGCAAGGTTCCCAAGGGTGGCATTGTATATTTCCAGGTTCCCACGAAGCAGATCAAGCCTGGCATGCATCGCGACCTGACCTATTCTATCTACGATACTGGGAAAAATCCGATTTTCACCAAGACTGTTAGCGATACCGAGGCCACTCCCAGCGAATCTCATGGCGTGTCCAATTTGCTGGTGGTTCCCCTCTATGCGCGCCCCAAGGCCAAGGTTCTCAAGGCCAAGGTGGTTAGCGAAGTTGGCCGCTCCACTCTTGAATTTGAAATTCCTATCAAGTAGTTCAAATGAAGTTTGCCGTAGTAGACCTGGAAACCACAGGTGGAACGCCGGAGAATGGTCGCGTTACTGAAGTAGGGATTGTCTTGCTGGATGACCAGGAAGTTGTCAAGACCTACCAGGTTTTGCTGGATCCGGGAATGCCTATCCAGCCCTTTGTCCAGAAGCTGACTGGCATTACCGACGAAATGGTCCAGGGGCAGCCGCAGTTTGGTGCGGTGGCAGAAGAAATCGCCGAACTGATAAAGGACCGAATTTTCGTAGCCCATAATGTGCAATTTGATTCTCGCTTCATGCGGGCGGAACTTCGTCGTTCCTGCATTAAGGCGGACCCACCGCGTCTTTGCACGGTCAAGCTTTCTCGAAAGTTCTTTCCGGGTCTTCCCAGTTACAGCTTGCACAACCTTATAACGTCGCTGGAACTGCCTGATTTTAACCACCATCGTGCCTTGGCCGATGCCATGGCTGCTGCAGAAATTTTAAAACTTTGTCTGCAAAAAGCTGGCCCCGATAAGATAAAGAAGGAAGTAAAGAACATTACCAAGGCGGAAGCCGAAGTGATGTTCTAGCCTGCGCTAATCTGTGCAGGTTTCCTCCATGGCCTTTTGGGGATTTAGTATTCCCGCCCTGTACTTCAACTTCAGAATTCTTGCGGCGGATTCTTCGATGCGCTTCTTGTAATTGGCTCCCTGCTTGGAAAGCTTTACAAGTATCCTGACCATTTCTACGCCTTTCTGAGGGTAGGTGATCATAAACATGTCGTTACCTGCGGTAAGAGCCGTGGTTACCAGCTTGTTAAAGTCCTTTGCAGGATAGTTCTTTCCCTTGACACGTTCTGTTCCGCTAACCCAGGCGCGAAGGCTAACTCCCCATAGGTCGTCGGTAAGAATGATTGTCTCCGGAGACATGTCTCGAGCCATTTGCACAATCTTGGGCTCGAATACGGCAGGTTTGTTAGAAATGCGGATGAACCTGACACTGCTCATCATGGTAATGGGAATGTCGTCGGATAAGGCCTTGAATAACTCGATATTCTTTTGGATTCTGGAAACAGGTGTGGCGCTGACGGCGATTTGCAAGTCGCTGTTGGTCCAGGAGTCATAACCGGGGAAGTGTTTGGAAGCACAAATGATTCCGTTGCTTTTCATGCCCGAGACGAAGGACCGTACTTTGTTTGCGTTGGTGGTGTCGTTTCCCCAGGAACGGTTGGATTCTTCCATAAAGGAATTCTTGTTTCGACTATCCTTGGACGGGTCAAGAACCGGGGCGAGATTGACGTTGACGCCGTAATGTCTTAGGTCAAAACTGATACCTTTTGCGAGGTCCTCGATATCCTCGTTTTTCATGGTCCGCATGACCTTGGCGCTAGGCGTCTTGTTCCACTTGGGGCTGATTGCCGAGGCTCTGTTTACGATGCCGCCTTCCTGGTCGATGGCGACAAGGGGCGGGATTCTCATGGCGCTGTTGACTTGCTCAATGTTTTCCGAAAAACGGACCAGGTTTTGCAAGTGGGATTTCATGACCAGGTAACCGCCAAATTCATTGTTAATCATGAAATCTGCGGGAGTCATGTAGACCAT
This genomic interval carries:
- a CDS encoding adenosylhomocysteinase, which gives rise to MLFDDVINDSYEPREYPALSQLSDEWIGSRPFEGLKILVATPIFRNTLVQYRALIAGGAEISVGRAISDVGASMPCDDAVVAMLKEFGIPVISDVEIRAGAISDDYFDLILDCAGQFSFCRPKVGFVELTRSGVQYFENSSYPVYVADSGIVKRIETTLGTGDGYFRALEQLGYGMTGFEGKKLVVFGSGKVGAGIALHGVRRDMNVTTVTDTRNRNSGTDFSGVLVNNGVGIVDFMDDGAVSGAIHGADFLVTATGIKSALSLSAINTLFANPQIVVANMGVEDELGEMVPASRVLNNKIPLNFILEEPTHLKYIDASLALHAALAERLLKETEKNGSKFPFTGVQNPPSDLEQRLLVTTIQLGMIGPEVYDMMR
- a CDS encoding 3'-5' exonuclease, with protein sequence MKFAVVDLETTGGTPENGRVTEVGIVLLDDQEVVKTYQVLLDPGMPIQPFVQKLTGITDEMVQGQPQFGAVAEEIAELIKDRIFVAHNVQFDSRFMRAELRRSCIKADPPRLCTVKLSRKFFPGLPSYSLHNLITSLELPDFNHHRALADAMAAAEILKLCLQKAGPDKIKKEVKNITKAEAEVMF